A window of Amycolatopsis tolypomycina genomic DNA:
CAGGCCCTGCACGACACGATCACCAAGCTCGGCCAGGCGGCAGGCACGCTGTCGGGCAACAAGGACGACCTGTTCGCCACCGTCGAAAACCTCGGCAAGTTCTCGCAGACGCTGGCCGACTCCGACAAGCAGGTGCGCACCTTCGAGAGCAGGCTCGCCGACGTCAGCGGCTACCTGGCGTCCGAAAAGGACAACCTGGCCGCGACCGTGCAGCAGCTCGGCACGACGCTCACCGCGGTGCAGGCGTTCATCGACCAGAACCACGACCGGCTGAAGTCCAATGTGGACAAGCTGGCCGGCATCACCAAGGTGCTCGTCGACCAGCGCAGCTCGCTCGCCGAGATCCTCGACGTCGCCCCGGTCGGCCTGAGCAACCTGGTCAACACCTACAACGGCTCGTCCGGCACGCTCGACGCCCGGCCGAACCTCAACGAGCTGACCCAGCCGCCGCTGGTGATGATCTGCCGTCTCCTCAAGCAGGTCGGCACCAACAGCATCCCCGACGTGCTCGGCGACGCCTGCCAGAGCATCGCCGGCGTGGTCGACAAGGTGATCCCGCTGCCGTCCGTGGCACAGACCGTGCAGGCCCTGCAGTCCGGCCAGCTGCCGCCGCTGCCCCTGCCCGTCGCCGGGCAGCTCTACGGAGGTGGCCAGTGAAGAAGCTCCTGACGGTCGGAGCGCTCGCGACAGTGTCCGCGCTGACGCTCTCCGGCTGTGCCTTCAAGGGCATCTACGACCTGCCGCTGCCCGGCGGCGCCGACCTCGGCGACCACCCGTACACGGTGAACGTCGAGTTCCGGGACGTGCTCGACCTGACCCCGCAGGCCGGGGTGAAGGTCGACGAGGTGCCGGTCGGCCGGGTCGAGAACGTCGGGCTCACCAAGGACGGCTGGCACGCGCTGGTCACGCTGAAGGTCAACGGCGACATCAAGCTGCCGGCCAACGCGATCGCCAACGTCAAGCAGTCCAGCCTCCTCGGCGAGAAGTACGTCGAGCTGGCTTCGCCCGGCGACGACCAGGCCCACGGCAAGCTCGCCGACAACGCGACCATCCCGCTGGCCCGCACGAACCGCAGCGTCGAGGTCGAAGAGCTGCTCGGCGCGCTGTCCCTGCTGCTCAACGGCGGGGGCATCGACCAGCTCAACACCATCACCAAGGAGCTCAACAAGGCCGCGTCCGGCCGCGAGCCGGACATCAAGGCCCTGCTGGACAACGCCAACCAGCTGGTGACGAACCTCGACAACCAGTCGAAGAACATCACCCGGGCCATCGACGGGCTGAACCGGCTCTCCTCGACCCTCAACGACCAGAAGGACAAGCTGGTCGGCGCGGTCGACAACCTCGGGCCCGGCCTCGGCGTGCTGGAGCAGCAGCGCGGCCAGCTGGTCACCATGCTCCAGGCGCTCGACAACCTCTCCGGCGTCGCCACCGACACGGTGAACAAGTCGCAGAAGGACCTCGTCGCCGACCTCAAGGCGCTGACGCCGACGCTGCAGAAGCTCGGCGAGGCAGGCAACGACCTGCCGAAGGCCCTGGAGATCCTGCTGACGTTCCCGTTCAGCGACCAGGCCGTCAACGGCGTCAAGGGCGACTACTTCAACCTGTTCGCGAAGGTGGACCTGAACCTGAAGACCATCGTCGACAACCTGGGCAACAGCAGGCAGAACGCCCTCGCCGGGCAGCTGCCGCTGGCCGGCCTGACCGGCGGGGTCCAGGGCACGCCGGCCAACCAGCCGCCGCCGCTGCCGATCCCCGGCACGCAGTCCACGCAGTCGAAGCCGGGCCTGGGCAACCTCTTCGGGCTCCTGGGAGGTGCGGGCTGATGCTGATCCGCCGGACGAAGATCCAGCTGATCGCCTTCGTGGTGATCTCGGTCGTCGCGATCGTCTACGCGCTGGTCCGGTTCGCCGGGCTCGGCACGGTGTTCGGGAACAGCGGCTACACGGTGAAGCTGCAGCTCAACGAGTCGGGCGGCATCTTCACCAACGCCGAAGTCACCTACCGCGGCTACAACATCGGGCGGGTCGGCGAGCTGCGGCTCACCCAGACCGGGCTCGAGGCCGACCTGAACATCGACCCGTCGGCGCCGCGGGTGCCCGCGGACCTCGACGCCGTCGTCGCCAACCGCTCGGCGGTCGGCGAGCAGTACGTCGACCTGCGGCCCAAGGCCGACCAGGGCCCGTACCTGGCGGCCGGCTCGGTGATCCCGGCGAACAAGACGACCACCCCGGTCAGCACCGACCGGCTGATCGGCGACCTCGACTCGCTCGCCGCGTCGGTCCCGGTCGACTCGCTGCGCACGGTCGTCGACGAGTCCTACGACGCCTTCCGCGGCACCGGCGGCGACCTGCAGAAGCTCCTCGATACCGCGCGCAGCTTCACCACGACGGCGCAGCAGTACCTGCCGCAGACGATCCAGCTGCTCGACGCCGGCGGCCAGGTGCTCGACACGCAGAACGCCGAGGCGGCGAACTTCGCCTCGTTCAGCAAGAGCCTCAACGAGCTCACCGGCACGTTGAAGAACTCCGACGGCGACCTGCGCAAGCTCATCGGCATCACCCCGCAGGTGGCGACGCAGATCAGCCAGGTGCTGCAGGAGTCCGGCCCCGGCCTCGGCGCGCTGACGGCGAACCTGCTCACCACGGCCAACCTGACCGTGACCCGCCTCGACGGGATCGAGCAGGGGCTCGTGACGTACCCGGCGCTGGCCGGGGCGGCGAGCAGCGTGGCGCCCGGCGACGGCACCGCGCACCTCGGCCTGGTGCTCAACCTGTTCAACCCGCCGTCCTGCACGAAGGGGTACCTGCCGTACTCGCAGTACCGCACCGGCAACGACCTCTCGGCGAAGCCGGCGAAGGAAGACGCGTACTGTGCCGAACCGAAGGGCAGCCCGATCAACGTCCGCGGGGCGCAGAACGCGCCGTACGGCGGGGTGCCGGTCGCGCCGTCGGACAGCGACGTCGCGGCCAACGCGAACCGGCCGGCCGAAGAGCTGGCCGAGGAGCGGGACACCCGGGGCGTTCCGGGCATCGTCGGCAGCCCCGGCGTCAGCCTGAACAGCCTGGGCTCGCTGCTCGGCCTGTCCTGACGTGGATTTGATGACCGTTACCTACTCTGGAGTGTCATGAGCACGGACGAGGCGGCTCCCTCGGCAGCGGAGGCTGCCGAGTCGCCGGCGAAGGACCCTTCGCGAACCCTGGTGCTCGGCGCCGGGGCGCTGGCGCTGGCCGCCCTGATCGCCGCGGCGTTCTTCGGCATCCAGTGGTGGGCGGCCGCGGCCGACGACAACGCCGACCTGGCGGCGTCGCGCGAGGCCGTCGTCAAGGCGGGCACCAACGCGCTGAAGGCCTACACCGAGGTCGACTACACCGACCTCGACGGCTTCTTCGCCCGGCAGAAGGCCGTGTCGGACGACAAGATGAGCCAGCAGATCGACCAGTCGGCGCCGACGTTCCGCAAGGCGCTCTCCGACGCCAAGACGAAGGTCACCACCGACGTCCAGGACATCGCCGTCGAGGAGCTGGACGACCACGAAGGCAAGGCCAGCTTCCTCGCCGCCATCGCCACCACCGTCACCCAGGGCGACAAGAGCAGCGCGAAGCCGCTGCGCCTCGAAGTGTCGATGACCCGGGTGGGCGATGACTGGAAGCTGTCGGGCATCGACAGCGTCCCGCTCGTCGCGGCCGGCCAGTAGCGTCACCTCAAAGGAGCTTGTAGTGCCTCCCTCCCGCCGCCAGCCGCCGCGCAGCACCCCGACGCCGTCGCGGCGTCCCCGCGTGGCCGGGCTGCGCAAGCCCTCGACGGACGAGACGGCCGCCGAGCGGACCGCCAAGCCGCGTCCTCGTCCGGCGCCCCGCCCGGTCGACACGGCACCGGCCGAGGACACGCAGGTGTTCGCGGCGGTCGAGCCCGCTGTCGAGGAAGAGCCGCAGGTCGACGCGCTCACGGGCGAGCCGTCGGCGGCGGAAGAAGCCGCTCCGCGGCCGACGCCACGGCGGAAGCAGCGGGACACCGGGGTCGCGAAGCCGACCGAGGAAGCCGAGGTCGCGGTCGCCGAGGCGGACGAGCCGGTGAAGGCCGGGCGGTCGCCGCGGGAGCGCTCGTACCTGGTGGCGGGTGCACTGGTGCTCGTCGCGCTGGCGCTGGGCTCGCTGGCGTTCTGGTTCAAGTACGAGGAAACCAAGATCTCCTCGGCGACGAGCAACACGGCGCTGCTGGACGTCGCGAAGACCGCGCAGGTCAAGGACGCGGTGTCGAAGGCGGCCGAGGCGCTGTTCTCCTACGACTTCAACAACATCAAGAAGACCGAGGACGCGGCGAACGACCTGCTCGCCAACGACGACGTCAAGGCCAAGTACAACTCGCTGATGGGCGAGGTGAAGCGGCTGGCGCCGGCGCAGAAGATGATCGTGACGTGCAAGGTCACCCGCGCGGCGGTCATCATGCTCAACGGAGACCTGGCGAAGGTGATGGTCTTCGTCGACCAGACCTCGACCCGCACGGACACGAAGAAGACGACGGCGGGCACGGCCCAGCTCCACCTGAACGCCCAGCTGCAGGGCGACAAGTGGAAGATCACCGACATGGACACCTACAACGCGCCGAAGGTCCCGGCGGCGTCGCAGGCCCCCTCGTCGGCACCGGCTTCCCCCTCGCCGTCCAAGTAAGGCGGAGCGGCACTTTCACGTGAAAGTGCCGCTTCTGGAACGCCCGCGTCGAGCAGTGTGCACACCGCGCACCGGACCGGCTGGGGCGCCGCGACTTCGGCGCCACAGAGGCCTTGCCCGTTCGCGGCGACGGCGTGGATTCGATCCGGGCGCAGGCGGCCGGGCCGCCAGGTCGCTGTCATGGCCCGAAGTTACGGCCGAACTCGGCGCAGCAGAACTGCACGATCAGGGCGTTGGTGTCACATTGCCGGGACAACGACGCTGAGGCCATGTCCCCCGACCGACCCGGCCTGCGGCGGCGAGGTCGCGCCGTCGCAGGCGCTGACTTACGACATCAGTGATGAGTGGGCGCGCGGAGCGGAGCGGGTACGTCTCACCGCCACGACGTTCGAGCTGGCGACCTACGGTTCGACCCGCTGCGTCAACGTCGAACGCCCCGAAGGTGTCCTGGGTATCGGCCTGGTAACCGGTACCTCGGACGTCAATACCACGTTGACGACGATCCTGCGCCAAGGCCTCGTCGACCGCCTGTATGACCCCCCGTTCGACGGGCTTCGGCGGAGTCCCGCGCGACATCCGCACCGGCGAAGCCACTGGTCGCGGCGCACGGATCTTCGTCGCCGAAGACGCCTGCGTCGCCACCGACCCGATGGCCCCGCTGGTGGAGATGGACCTGCAGGGATATCCGGTCCACGAGCCGGACGGAGTGGCGGTGGTGTTCCTGGCCGGCATCCTGCCAGCCGAGGTCAGGGACCGGATCCTGGCCTCCGTCCGGGTGACTCGCTGAACCGGGTGGAACGGCTGACTCCCTTCCCGTCGTCTGATAGCTTGATCTGCTGACGGAGTGTGTGCGGGCACTCACAGGGGGCTTCGGGGAGGAAGTTCTGCATGCCTGATTTCGCGCGAAGTGTGACGGGGGCGGCCGGGTACCGGGTGCCGGTGGACGATCCGTCGGTCAAGGGCGTCCACGCCACGGAGATGCAGATCCTTCAGCAACGCCTGGACCAGGCCGCTGCCGGCGGTGGCTCGGGTGGGTTCAAGCTGGATGTGGAACAGATGCAGGCGCTGCTGCCCCAGTGGCAAGACCTGCGGGACACCCTCGACGAACTCCGAGCACGCGGTAACGAGCTTCGGGCGGTACTGCCACCGGCCGGGGACCAGGCAAGCACGGAAAACAACACTGCTGCGAAGGCGCATGGGGACCTGTATCAGCGCAGCGTTGAGCAGCAGTGGAATTATGCGGTCGGCTATGTTAAATCGCTTGAGAAGATGATCGAGAAGTATCAGCACGCCGATGATTCGGCGGGCGACTCGTTCAACGTCATGGGGACTGAACTGTGAAGTATTGCAAGCTTGCAATGATGCTTTCGGTGGTTGTGCTCGTCACCGGCTGCTCCCGTGATGTCGCTGGTCGCCCCTCCCCCTCTGCAAGTGTGCCCAGTTCGGCTTCTGGCGCCGACGAGAGTCCGAATGTGCCAAAGGTTGCACAACCTCTCGACCCCGCTCGTTACCGGGAGCAGCCGTGTGCGGCGCTCACCGCCGACCAAGTCTCCCAGTTGGGCATCACGACACAGCCGAAGCCTGACCTGGAAAGTAAGTTCGGGCCAAGTTGTGAGTGGAACGCCTTTGATGAGATCGGGATCACGATCCACGCCACCTTGTTGACGATTGGCAGCAGTCTCGCCAACGTCTACAAGCAGCACGATCAGGGTCAGTGGCCGTTCTTTGAACCTGTCGAGGATATTTCGGGTTATCCTGGTGTGCTGTTGGATTCTCTGGACGCGCAGCCCAAGG
This region includes:
- a CDS encoding MCE family protein, translating into MSDTRFGQALTRGFTIAIVLALVVAGGIWWTLKDAGRNHLTAYFAGAVGLYEGNSVRMLGVDMGTVTKITPMGNQVKVDFEYDRSVAVPADAKALIVAPSLVSDRYVQLAPAYTGGPRISDGAVIGLDRTEVPLEVDQLAASLARVSETLGPNGVNKEGSLSNLLNTAAANVDGNGQALHDTITKLGQAAGTLSGNKDDLFATVENLGKFSQTLADSDKQVRTFESRLADVSGYLASEKDNLAATVQQLGTTLTAVQAFIDQNHDRLKSNVDKLAGITKVLVDQRSSLAEILDVAPVGLSNLVNTYNGSSGTLDARPNLNELTQPPLVMICRLLKQVGTNSIPDVLGDACQSIAGVVDKVIPLPSVAQTVQALQSGQLPPLPLPVAGQLYGGGQ
- a CDS encoding MCE family protein; its protein translation is MKKLLTVGALATVSALTLSGCAFKGIYDLPLPGGADLGDHPYTVNVEFRDVLDLTPQAGVKVDEVPVGRVENVGLTKDGWHALVTLKVNGDIKLPANAIANVKQSSLLGEKYVELASPGDDQAHGKLADNATIPLARTNRSVEVEELLGALSLLLNGGGIDQLNTITKELNKAASGREPDIKALLDNANQLVTNLDNQSKNITRAIDGLNRLSSTLNDQKDKLVGAVDNLGPGLGVLEQQRGQLVTMLQALDNLSGVATDTVNKSQKDLVADLKALTPTLQKLGEAGNDLPKALEILLTFPFSDQAVNGVKGDYFNLFAKVDLNLKTIVDNLGNSRQNALAGQLPLAGLTGGVQGTPANQPPPLPIPGTQSTQSKPGLGNLFGLLGGAG
- a CDS encoding MCE family protein; translated protein: MLIRRTKIQLIAFVVISVVAIVYALVRFAGLGTVFGNSGYTVKLQLNESGGIFTNAEVTYRGYNIGRVGELRLTQTGLEADLNIDPSAPRVPADLDAVVANRSAVGEQYVDLRPKADQGPYLAAGSVIPANKTTTPVSTDRLIGDLDSLAASVPVDSLRTVVDESYDAFRGTGGDLQKLLDTARSFTTTAQQYLPQTIQLLDAGGQVLDTQNAEAANFASFSKSLNELTGTLKNSDGDLRKLIGITPQVATQISQVLQESGPGLGALTANLLTTANLTVTRLDGIEQGLVTYPALAGAASSVAPGDGTAHLGLVLNLFNPPSCTKGYLPYSQYRTGNDLSAKPAKEDAYCAEPKGSPINVRGAQNAPYGGVPVAPSDSDVAANANRPAEELAEERDTRGVPGIVGSPGVSLNSLGSLLGLS
- a CDS encoding PE domain-containing protein, whose protein sequence is MPDFARSVTGAAGYRVPVDDPSVKGVHATEMQILQQRLDQAAAGGGSGGFKLDVEQMQALLPQWQDLRDTLDELRARGNELRAVLPPAGDQASTENNTAAKAHGDLYQRSVEQQWNYAVGYVKSLEKMIEKYQHADDSAGDSFNVMGTEL
- a CDS encoding DUF3558 domain-containing protein; protein product: MKYCKLAMMLSVVVLVTGCSRDVAGRPSPSASVPSSASGADESPNVPKVAQPLDPARYREQPCAALTADQVSQLGITTQPKPDLESKFGPSCEWNAFDEIGITIHATLLTIGSSLANVYKQHDQGQWPFFEPVEDISGYPGVLLDSLDAQPKGKCQLVVGLRDDLAYSVQVSVDPDSKDYANPCPVVRKATEMAVSTMKAGT